Below is a genomic region from Candidatus Methylomirabilis lanthanidiphila.
ACCGGCCAGCGGTACGGACAAGTTGTCCCGGGAATAGATCTCGTAATCCAAGAGGGGGGTATCGGCCGCATTGATGCCGGTAATGGCAATGGCATAGGTGCCGGGTGCTTCCAGGCGAAACCACTGCATGCTTCCCCGATGCTTGAGTTCGTGATGCTGCCATGGTGTAGTCTGGAGTCCCTGCACCAGCGTCCCAAGGTCTGCGCCGCTTACTTTTTGCGCCAGCCTCGGGTTACACTGGGGCGCGAACAGATTGATGTCCGCCGCCACCGGGCGGTGGTTGCTCAACCCCTCCAATTCCTGAGGAATCCAGATGTGCTGTACGCAGGTGACGGGCGGATCGGTGCCGGCCAGCGGGATTTCGCCGTTGTTGTCGTTCATGCTCTGTCCTGCGTCCGCGTCGGCGATCGGACGGCTGACGAGGATGTAGTCGAGACGTTCATTTTTGTTATAGCGCGTGGGGCCCCGGTCCAGGGGTGAAGTCGTTTCGGCCCAGCTATCGTAGAGCGGTGTGACGCCGGCTTGTGCCGGTGCCTTCACACGCTCCACCCATTCCTGCGTCGCATCGGCAAGAAAATCAGCGGGCAACCCGAGCACCTGGCTCACGCCGCCCAGACCGTCGATATTGAGATCGCCCAATGCCACCAACTTTTCGGTATCCGTCCACGAGGCGAACGTTTTCCCAAGCGTCGTCTCCACGATGTCCTGCATGTCGGCCAGTTGTTTCTTGCGCACTTCCGGCTGCATGACGTCACCCCTATCGGCCTGGGTGTGGGTGAACAACACGTTAAGAGAACCCTTTGACGGCCACTCCACCTGGACCAGCGCCACGCCCTTGGCCGCCCGGCAATCCGCAAAGGCAAAGGCGCAGGCGTAAAATTCTTTAAAGGCGAGGCGCTTGTAGATCCGCCGAGGCTTCACGTCCGTGGCCTTGTAGTCGTCCTTCACAAAAGGCAATACTTTGAAGGGAAGTTTACTGAACAGCATCAGGCCACTGTCCTCAAAATTGCCACCGAGAAAGCCCCAATTCTTTTTCAATTTGATCATGTCCGGACCGGACGTGCTGATGTATTTCACATAGCTGGGATACGTCCCGCCAAGCCTCTTCTCTAATATGTCCCTGGCGTCCTCAGCCCACACCTCGTTGAAGGCCACGATGTTATACTTCTCGTTGACCTCAGCGACCGCTGTGCCGAGCTGCTCCGCACGCGATTGAAAGTTGGCATCGAGTAAATGGCAGATGGGGTCCCACGTGCACAACACGATCCGCGGCAGGAGGTAGGTATTGTAGATAAGAACGCGCAGGGAGTCGCCGGTCTCAGTCAACTCGCCCGCTGACGGTTGATATGCAGGAACGCGCTGTGAACTCCCGGTATCGGTCAACACTCCCGTTGCCGACTGACTGATCGCCATTCCGCAACCGACAGCCGCAACATTCAGCAGCAGCGTGACCGCAGCCAATATCCTTTGCCTGTATCTCATTCTCCGCTGCAGTCCGGTCGGATGTTATGAGGATCT
It encodes:
- a CDS encoding Endonuclease/Exonuclease/phosphatase family protein, whose amino-acid sequence is MAAVTLLLNVAAVGCGMAISQSATGVLTDTGSSQRVPAYQPSAGELTETGDSLRVLIYNTYLLPRIVLCTWDPICHLLDANFQSRAEQLGTAVAEVNEKYNIVAFNEVWAEDARDILEKRLGGTYPSYVKYISTSGPDMIKLKKNWGFLGGNFEDSGLMLFSKLPFKVLPFVKDDYKATDVKPRRIYKRLAFKEFYACAFAFADCRAAKGVALVQVEWPSKGSLNVLFTHTQADRGDVMQPEVRKKQLADMQDIVETTLGKTFASWTDTEKLVALGDLNIDGLGGVSQVLGLPADFLADATQEWVERVKAPAQAGVTPLYDSWAETTSPLDRGPTRYNKNERLDYILVSRPIADADAGQSMNDNNGEIPLAGTDPPVTCVQHIWIPQELEGLSNHRPVAADINLFAPQCNPRLAQKVSGADLGTLVQGLQTTPWQHHELKHRGSMQWFRLEAPGTYAIAITGINAADTPLLDYEIYSRDNLSVPLAGAYQLEKTKIAACGTGVPVGDTIALKGATSESRCSLVDAQKFVLPAGPHYVRVFSRQRTWRGRYAIAFYRFNCTARDDACDLLPNSPQEFAFLSGKPLNAEDAAWFRVRIRDQADSGKAQSLKFFSRSVSGAIATPTIAFVQDDGATPLTDLGGHPLTGPLAQDNGTTYNGRTHHNQTFYLRIERPVADLQGHTLAVGWRTNLTLLGGSTVGPGIPILICRDETNETLGNEYGTDEISMEVNVDGQGWIRSPASGYVEFDCNDWDDSRIWDRQLGVIGFLESVQIRIVEQDDWGDNDTSPPVVLDPWDMDLDMDQIPDNWKIRGGPTRLRWEWKGGEYHLRTFNMNRWRIHE